Proteins encoded together in one Oryzias latipes chromosome 11, ASM223467v1 window:
- the nupl2 gene encoding nucleoporin-like protein 2 translates to MVVCNFFLQGRCRYGEKCWNEHPRGGGRGGGGQQQPRGEHGGFGNRVWVNPSQQKGGYIQPSYFSSHGRNDWGGGGGGGGGSGGGGGGRRDHVKSSEFSFSTQNRFASLDTSKSFVDRGGRGGTAAEEDDSKKLEMIQMDMDVWESSGQWGFSCYSIAKVSLSGFTDLSPEELRLEYYSKRASGDLQTYINGVNQLLSQRKNRIQELKSMNPSTRAALLAELNGAGPQGSAGGFGAPAEFGSSTPGFGGKGFGSPAPAQTGSFGIPEKRPEFGLISAAATPAGFGSPFGSPSQPPSGFGAPAGPSASNFSFAPPSDKPAGAPGFGSASALGLFPAGFGGMDGAGATATTAAGGSSAFPQTSGGFGAASAAAGAGAQSDSLFSSESQLTQEELEQFKAKRFTLGQIPLKPPPANLLVL, encoded by the exons ATGGTAGTTTGTAATTTTTTCCTTCAGGGCAGGTGTCGATACGGGGAAAAATGCTGGAATGAGCATCCGAGGGGTGGAGGTCGAGGAGGTGGCGGTCAGCAGCAGCCTAGAGGAGAACATGGAG GGTTTGGAAACAGAGTTTGGGTCAATCCCTCCCAACAAAAAGGAGGTTACATCCAACCTTCCTATTTCTCCTCCCACGGGAGAAACGActggggtggaggaggaggtggcggcggcggcagcggtggaggaggtggagggagaCGAGACCATGTGAAAAGCTCCGAATTCTCCTTCTCCACTCAGAACCGATTTGCATCGCTGGATACCTCTAAAAGCTTCGTTGacaggggaggaagaggaggaacagCTGCAGAGGAGGATGACAGTAAAAAACT GGAGATGATCCAGATGGACATGGATGTCTGGGAGAGTTCGGGGCAGTGGGGCTTCTCCTGTTATTCCATCGCCAAAGTATCTTTATCAG GCTTCACGGATCTCTCTCCTGAGGAGCTCAGGCTGGAGTACTACTCCAAAAGAGCATCAGGGGACCTGCAGACTTAT atAAACGGTGTCAATCAGTTGCTGAGTCAGCGGAAAAACAGAATCCAGGAGCTGAAGAGCATGAATCCCAGCACGCGAGCTGCACTG CTTGCAGAGTTGAACGGCGCGGGACCTCAGGGGTCTGCAGGAGGCTTCGGGGCCCCCGCTGAGTTTGGATCTTCTACGCCCGGCTTTGGAGGCAAAG GTTTCGGTTCACCTGCTCCTGCCCAGACCGGCAGCTTTGGCATTCCTGAAAAGCGCCCAGAATTTGGGTTGATATCGGCGGCGGCCACCCCGGCAGGGTTCGGCAGCCCCTTCGGATCTCCATCACAGCCTCCTTCTGGCTTTGGCGCTCCTGCCGGACCTTCAGCTTCGAACTTCTCCTTCGCTCCACCCTCTGACAAACCAGCAGGAGCTCCAGGATTCGGATCCGCCTCTGCGTTGGGCTTATTTCCAGCCGGATTTGGCGGGATGGATGGCGCCGGAGCCACCGCCACCACTGCAGCTGGTGGAAGTAGCGCGTTTCCACAAACGAGCGGAGGATTTGGGGCGGCTTCAGCCGCTGCAGGAGCTGGAGCTCAGTCGGACAGCCTGTTTTCATCTGAGAGCCAGCTGactcaggaggagctggagcagttCAAAGCTAAGAGATTCACTCTTGGTCAGATTCCTCTCAAGCCCCCCCCAGCAAACCTGTTAGTGCTATGA